The Pseudomonas sp. FP198 genomic interval AGCCCCCCCGTGTCTGAGCTACCAAACGATTACGCCTGCAAAAAACGCTTCGACGCTGTACTGGCGTATATCGATGCCAATCTGGAGGGTGATCTGTCGATAACGACGTTAAGTCATGTGGCGAACTTCTCGGCGTTTCACTTTCATCGCCAGTTCACGGCGTACATGGGCGTGCCTGTTTCGCGCTACGTCCAGCTGATGCGGCTACGACGCGCGGCGCACCGCCTGGTCGCGTCTGCCGATTATTCGGTACTGGACGCCGCGCTGGATGCGGGCTTCAAGAGCCCCGAGGCATTCTCCAGGGCGTTTGGCCGGGCGTTCGGCGCAGCGCCAAGCGTGTTCAGGAAGAATGCAAACTGGCAGGTCTGGAATAAGGTGTTTGCCATCCCTCATTTCTCCAGGACACTTTTCATGCAAGTACGCATCATCGAAATCCCTGAAATCAACGTAGCGGCCCTTGAGCACCGCGGACCGCCCGGGCTGGTCAATGCGAGCGTCCGCCAGTTCATCGAGTGGCGCATGCGCAGCGGCCAGTCGCCCGTGGTATCAAGCCGCACGTTCGGCATTCCTTATGGCAATCCCGATACGACGCCTGCGCACGCCTTCCGATTTGCGATCTGCGGTGAGATTCACGAAGACGTGACGCCGAATGAGTTCGGCGTAGGCCCACTCGTCATTCCCGGCGGCCGCTACGTCGTGGTACGCCATGCGGGGTCGCCCGATCATATCGGCGAAACGATCTACCCGATCTACCGCGACTGGCTCCCCGCGAGCGGTGAGGAGCTGCGTGACCAGCCACTGTTTTTCCACTACCTGAGCGCCTATCCCGAGACGCCACAGGATCAATGGCAGACTGATGTTTATGTTCCGCTGCGATAGGGATTGTGAACCAGCCAAGGACAGATGAGGTTGGTGACGATTTGTCATGGGTTTTGCGGTGGGGCGCACACTCGGTGCCCCCTTGGAAAACTAAGCCATCACTCTTGCGAACGAATACGCTCCACCAGCCGCGCCTGCAACGCTTCAAGCTCCTGCGGATCAGCCTTGCCCCGTCCATGAGCCTCAGGCGCCGCGCCTTCCCAGCGCGGAATGATGTGGACGTGGATGTGATAGACCGTTTGCCCGGCGGGCGCGCCGTTGAACTGTGCGATCTGCACGCCATCCGGCTGCAGCTCGTCGACGAGGATCCGTGTGAGGCGTTGCGCCGCCAACATCATCTTGCCCAGCACCGCGGGGTCTACATCAAGGATGTTGCGCGCCTGGACCGCCTTCGGGATGACGAGCACATGACCGCGCGACTGCGGAAAAATATCGAGGAAGGCCAGCACATCGGCGTCTTCGTAGATTTTATAACAGGGCGCTTCGCCGCGAAGAATCAGCGCAAAGATGTTCTGCGGATCGTATTGGCCGTACAAGCTCATGGTTGCTCCTCGCAAAATACTTCAACTTTTCAGCGTCAGCGCTATCTTCAGCTGCAATTCGTTTTCGGAAAAGGGCTTGTGCAGAACCGGACATTGGGCGAAGTCGGCGGGCAGGCCGCTGGCGCCGTATCCGGTGCTGAACAGGAAAGGAACGCTGCGAGCACGCAGGATATCAGCCACCGGGAACACCCGTTCGCCAGCCAGATTGACGTCCAGGATTGCCAGGTCAACCTCGAGGGTGTCGGCTTTTTCTCGAGCCTGGGCGAGTCGTGGGACTGACGCCACCACCGTGCAGCCCAGCTCTTCGAGCATTTCCTCGATCAGCATGGCGACCGCGCCTTCGTCCTCGACAAGCAGAACCCTGATACCAGCAAACGGGGTCATGCCGACTGCTCAACGACCATGAACGAGAAGCGACAGAGAACGCCCTCAGGTGCAAAAGTCAGGACAAAAATTCCGCCAAGATCGCGCTCGATGCAGCGCTTCATCAACCGCGAACCGAGCCCTTCACGTTCCGGCGGGAACACTGGAGGGCCGCCCTGCTCGCGCCAATCCAAGGTCAGCAAGGTGCCGTTCGATTGCGGCTGGACGTTCCAGTTCAGCGAAAGCCTGCCCGTCTCGACCGACATCGCGCCGTACTTGAGGGCGTTGATTGCCAGTTCGTTGAGGGTCATGGTCAGGCCGAGCGCGACCCGAGTGTCGACGTCGATGGCATCACCCTCGATGGTGATACGGCCAGGGTCGGCCCCGAATATGGGCATCAGCACTTCATGGGCCAGGGAGGCCAGGGGCGTTTGGCCCCAATGCCGCCTCGTCAACAGATCGTGGGCGCGGGACAACGCGAGAAGCCGGGCTTCGAAACGGTTGTAACCATCCTTGGCATCCACTGCATTGCGGGCGGTCTGGGCCGCCAGGGATTGCACCGTGGCCAGGGTATTCTTGACCCGGTGGTTGAGCTCGTCGATCAGGGTTTTCTGCCGGTCTTCGGCCTGCTTGCGCTCGGAGATGTCCACCAGCATGTTGATGGCGCCGACCAGGTTGCCCTGCGCGTCGTGTAGCGG includes:
- a CDS encoding GyrI-like domain-containing protein, with product MSELPNDYACKKRFDAVLAYIDANLEGDLSITTLSHVANFSAFHFHRQFTAYMGVPVSRYVQLMRLRRAAHRLVASADYSVLDAALDAGFKSPEAFSRAFGRAFGAAPSVFRKNANWQVWNKVFAIPHFSRTLFMQVRIIEIPEINVAALEHRGPPGLVNASVRQFIEWRMRSGQSPVVSSRTFGIPYGNPDTTPAHAFRFAICGEIHEDVTPNEFGVGPLVIPGGRYVVVRHAGSPDHIGETIYPIYRDWLPASGEELRDQPLFFHYLSAYPETPQDQWQTDVYVPLR
- a CDS encoding HIT family protein yields the protein MSLYGQYDPQNIFALILRGEAPCYKIYEDADVLAFLDIFPQSRGHVLVIPKAVQARNILDVDPAVLGKMMLAAQRLTRILVDELQPDGVQIAQFNGAPAGQTVYHIHVHIIPRWEGAAPEAHGRGKADPQELEALQARLVERIRSQE
- a CDS encoding response regulator, with translation MTPFAGIRVLLVEDEGAVAMLIEEMLEELGCTVVASVPRLAQAREKADTLEVDLAILDVNLAGERVFPVADILRARSVPFLFSTGYGASGLPADFAQCPVLHKPFSENELQLKIALTLKS